A genomic window from Terriglobia bacterium includes:
- a CDS encoding beta galactosidase jelly roll domain-containing protein: protein MHIPMALSVPRKETIWRGILLPIALLISLTLLPPSARANDEIVLRGAWAIQSSAKVEASAEQISRAGFDASGWYKTSLPKTVFAALVENGVYPDPYFARNLRSLPGVTYETGSQFSKQEMPEDSPYARPWWYRTEFDLPASYAGKIVRIAFRGINYRAEIWINGQKVAGADQIVGAFRRYDLNVTPYVRAGQKNALAVKVSAPQAAELGITWVDWNPAPPDKDMGLWQEVVLSASGPVSVRHPFVETTLDLPAADTARLTVRAEVRNDSAAAVRGTLRGKILGEKKPIEFSQAVSLAAGETRTITLSPETLAALVVAHPMLWWPYTMGQPYLHTLALDFVAADGALSDTQRIAFGIVQHDSQLTPEGHRLFRVNGKPVLIRGAGWAPDMMLRVNARRREAQFRYVKEMRLNTIRLEGKLEDEDFFALADREGILIMAGWCCCDAWEKWGQWNEETRRVSLESLRDQALRLRRHSSVFVWLNGSDNPPPPDRERAYLDVLQQTNWPYSVVSSATAKPSDVTGPSGMNMPGPYDYVPPNYWLLDTKSGGAHGFNTETSPGPAVPPLESLQQMMPADQLWPINDTWNFHAGGGAFKNILKYTNALEQRYGKTRDASDFAWKSQAAAYEGQRAMFEAFARNKYRSTGVIQWMLNNAWPGLIWHLYDYYLRPGGGYFGAKKALEPVHVQFSYDDRSVTIVSDRQAPLTGLRVEAKLYDLEMKERFASQAVVDVPADGVIRAFALPEPAGISTTYFLSLRLLTPAGKLLSRNFYWLSTKPDILDWPKREWYYTPQTAYADFTALQNLPKVPVKASLAMHASATESLAEVTLQNTGKSLAYLVRLRLLQGPAGEEVLPVFWEDNYFSLLPGEKRIIAVRYRASDARGVRPVLAMDGWNVIAAH, encoded by the coding sequence TTGCACATACCCATGGCCCTAAGCGTGCCCCGAAAAGAGACCATCTGGCGGGGGATCCTGCTTCCCATTGCGCTCCTCATCTCCCTGACGCTCCTGCCTCCGTCCGCGCGGGCTAACGATGAAATCGTTTTGCGGGGCGCCTGGGCAATTCAATCTTCGGCCAAGGTCGAGGCCAGCGCCGAACAGATCTCCCGCGCCGGATTCGATGCCTCCGGCTGGTACAAGACTTCCCTGCCGAAGACGGTGTTCGCCGCGCTGGTCGAGAATGGCGTCTATCCCGATCCCTACTTCGCCAGGAATCTGCGCTCCCTGCCCGGCGTTACGTATGAGACCGGGTCGCAATTCTCCAAGCAGGAGATGCCTGAGGACAGCCCTTACGCCAGGCCGTGGTGGTATCGGACGGAATTCGACCTGCCCGCGAGCTACGCTGGCAAGATCGTGCGGATCGCTTTCCGCGGAATCAACTACCGCGCGGAAATCTGGATCAACGGGCAGAAGGTGGCGGGCGCGGACCAGATCGTCGGCGCATTCCGCCGCTATGACCTGAACGTGACGCCTTACGTGCGCGCGGGCCAAAAGAACGCGCTCGCCGTGAAAGTCTCCGCGCCACAAGCCGCCGAGCTTGGCATCACCTGGGTGGACTGGAACCCCGCCCCTCCGGACAAGGACATGGGGCTGTGGCAGGAGGTGGTGCTTTCGGCGAGCGGGCCGGTTTCCGTGCGCCATCCGTTTGTGGAGACTACGCTCGATCTGCCCGCCGCGGACACCGCGCGGCTCACCGTGCGCGCCGAAGTGCGCAACGACAGCGCGGCCGCGGTCCGCGGCACGCTGCGCGGAAAAATCCTCGGCGAAAAGAAACCCATCGAGTTCAGCCAGGCCGTGTCCCTCGCAGCGGGGGAAACCCGCACGATCACCCTTTCGCCGGAGACGCTTGCGGCGCTCGTCGTGGCCCACCCCATGCTGTGGTGGCCCTACACCATGGGCCAGCCGTATCTGCATACCCTGGCGCTGGATTTTGTCGCCGCGGACGGCGCCCTCTCCGACACCCAGCGCATCGCGTTCGGCATCGTGCAGCACGATTCGCAGCTGACTCCCGAGGGCCACCGCCTTTTCCGCGTGAATGGCAAGCCCGTGCTGATCCGCGGCGCAGGCTGGGCCCCGGACATGATGCTGCGCGTGAACGCCAGGCGCCGCGAGGCGCAATTTCGTTATGTCAAGGAGATGCGCCTTAACACCATCCGCCTGGAAGGCAAGCTCGAGGACGAAGATTTCTTCGCCCTCGCCGACCGCGAAGGCATCCTGATCATGGCCGGATGGTGTTGCTGCGACGCCTGGGAAAAATGGGGCCAGTGGAACGAGGAGACCCGCCGCGTCTCCCTCGAGTCGCTGCGCGACCAGGCGCTCCGCCTGCGCCGCCATTCCAGCGTCTTCGTCTGGCTGAACGGCAGCGACAACCCGCCGCCGCCGGACCGCGAGCGCGCCTATCTCGACGTGCTGCAGCAGACGAACTGGCCCTACTCGGTGGTCTCCTCCGCTACGGCCAAACCTTCTGACGTCACCGGCCCGTCCGGAATGAACATGCCCGGGCCGTACGACTACGTTCCGCCCAACTACTGGCTGCTGGACACCAAGAGCGGCGGTGCGCACGGTTTCAACACGGAGACCAGTCCCGGGCCGGCCGTGCCCCCGCTCGAATCGCTGCAGCAGATGATGCCCGCGGACCAACTGTGGCCCATCAACGACACCTGGAACTTCCATGCCGGCGGCGGCGCCTTCAAGAACATCCTGAAATACACGAACGCGCTGGAACAGCGCTACGGCAAGACCCGCGACGCCTCCGACTTCGCCTGGAAGTCGCAGGCCGCGGCCTACGAGGGCCAGCGCGCCATGTTCGAGGCCTTTGCCCGCAACAAGTACCGCTCCACCGGCGTCATTCAGTGGATGCTCAACAACGCCTGGCCCGGCCTCATCTGGCATCTCTATGACTATTACCTGCGTCCGGGCGGCGGCTACTTTGGCGCGAAGAAGGCGCTGGAGCCCGTGCACGTGCAGTTCTCCTACGACGACCGCTCAGTAACCATCGTCAGCGATCGCCAGGCGCCGCTTACCGGCCTGCGCGTGGAAGCCAAGCTCTACGACCTGGAGATGAAGGAGCGCTTTGCCTCCCAAGCCGTGGTGGACGTTCCGGCGGATGGCGTGATCCGCGCCTTTGCCCTCCCCGAGCCGGCGGGAATCTCCACCACGTATTTCCTCTCTCTGCGGCTGCTCACCCCGGCTGGCAAGCTCCTCAGCCGCAACTTCTATTGGCTCTCGACCAAACCGGACATTCTCGATTGGCCCAAGCGTGAATGGTATTACACGCCGCAGACCGCCTACGCGGATTTCACGGCTCTGCAAAACCTGCCCAAGGTGCCCGTGAAGGCTTCGCTCGCGATGCACGCATCCGCAACGGAGAGCCTGGCGGAGGTCACCCTGCAAAACACCGGCAAGTCGCTGGCTTATCTGGTGCGCTTGCGGCTGCTGCAGGGGCCTGCCGGAGAAGAAGTGCTCCCCGTATTCTGGGAGGACAACTACTTTTCACTGTTGCCTGGCGAGAAGCGCATCATTGCGGTGCGCTACCGCGCCAGCGATGCGCGTGGCGTACGGCCCGTTCTGGCTATGGACGGCTGGAACGTTATCGCTGCGCACTGA
- a CDS encoding amidase, whose translation MAERIRRREISPVELVDAHLQRATALQPKLNAFVHLAQEEARAQARRAEAAVLCGEPLGPLHGVPITVKSCIDVGGWRCPAGSALRKDYVPVQDAVGVARLKAGGAILIGNTNTPEFLLAYETNNSVQGKTSNPWDLSRSAGGSSGGEAAAIASGCSAGGIGSDGGGSVRVPAHFCGICGLKPTPGRIAATGHFPDGAGAFPWLGVVGPMARTVGDLRLLLEAIAGPDAGDSCSVAAPLQRAEDATRRGGRVGILESDALGAVSAETSAAVEHAARALEDQGMAVEPVRLAGLDRAIALWWYFFGSVIGHLVRGSVAGQEAELSPMLREYLEVAAGEPAVTIDAFLAACTERDNVRAEILRQMEDFPVLLAPVSSGPAFRHGEGTWRTGAGAPYRETMRHSQWLNLAGLPGVAVPAGASAEGLPIGVQVIGRPFEEERILGVAECIERAVGGPRRPPEF comes from the coding sequence ATGGCAGAGAGGATTCGGCGGCGGGAAATTTCCCCCGTCGAACTCGTGGACGCGCATCTGCAGCGCGCGACAGCGCTGCAGCCGAAGCTGAACGCTTTTGTGCATCTCGCGCAAGAGGAGGCGCGGGCGCAGGCGCGCCGGGCGGAAGCCGCAGTGCTTTGTGGAGAGCCGCTGGGGCCGCTGCACGGGGTTCCGATAACGGTGAAGAGCTGCATCGACGTGGGGGGCTGGCGGTGTCCCGCGGGGTCGGCGCTGCGGAAGGACTACGTTCCCGTTCAGGACGCCGTGGGCGTCGCGCGTCTCAAAGCGGGTGGAGCAATCCTCATCGGCAACACGAACACGCCGGAATTTCTCCTGGCCTATGAGACGAATAACTCCGTGCAGGGCAAAACCAGCAACCCGTGGGATCTCTCCCGCAGCGCTGGCGGCTCGAGCGGCGGGGAAGCGGCGGCCATCGCTTCCGGGTGTTCGGCAGGCGGCATAGGCAGCGACGGCGGCGGTTCGGTGCGCGTGCCGGCGCATTTTTGCGGCATCTGCGGGCTGAAGCCGACTCCGGGGCGGATCGCCGCGACAGGCCATTTTCCCGATGGAGCCGGAGCGTTTCCATGGCTGGGGGTGGTGGGGCCGATGGCGCGCACGGTCGGCGATCTGCGCCTGCTGCTGGAAGCGATCGCCGGACCGGATGCGGGGGATTCCTGCTCCGTGGCCGCGCCCCTGCAACGCGCCGAAGATGCCACGCGGCGCGGTGGGCGCGTCGGAATCCTGGAGAGTGACGCCCTCGGCGCGGTGAGTGCGGAGACCAGCGCCGCCGTGGAGCACGCGGCGCGGGCGCTGGAAGACCAGGGCATGGCCGTGGAACCGGTGCGGCTCGCCGGGCTCGACCGGGCGATTGCCCTGTGGTGGTATTTTTTTGGGTCGGTGATTGGGCATCTGGTGCGCGGGAGCGTTGCGGGGCAGGAAGCGGAGTTGAGTCCGATGTTGCGCGAATACCTGGAAGTCGCTGCCGGGGAGCCAGCCGTTACGATCGACGCCTTCCTCGCGGCATGCACCGAGCGCGACAACGTGCGCGCGGAGATCCTTCGGCAGATGGAGGACTTTCCGGTGCTGCTCGCGCCGGTCTCCTCGGGGCCGGCGTTTCGCCACGGCGAAGGCACCTGGCGCACCGGGGCGGGCGCCCCTTATCGCGAGACCATGCGCCATTCGCAATGGCTGAATCTGGCGGGGCTGCCGGGAGTGGCCGTGCCCGCCGGGGCATCTGCGGAAGGTTTGCCCATCGGCGTGCAGGTGATCGGCCGCCCGTTCGAAGAAGAGCGGATTCTGGGCGTCGCCGAGTGCATCGAACGTGCCGTGGGCGGCCCGCGCCGCCCGCCCGAATTCTGA
- a CDS encoding polysaccharide biosynthesis protein translates to MTALICGRKAMHRELRGDQWESLLRRPPLATSEFARAEANSGRTILLTGAGGWIGSALAKALVTCAPRLLILVDHSEQNLHQLQMELAVREVVSPQIAVLGSISDGALVREIFERHRPEIVYHAAAFKQVPLLEASPLAAVRNNALGTCRLAEACVEHQAARLVLISTDKAVNPQSVMGASKRVAELGLLRWSGARTQMKIVRLGNVLGSQGSVVPLFRRQIARGGPVTVTHPDVERYLLTLREAVELILAAASLEAEGSIFVPELGAPVKILDLARHMIRTAGFEPETELPIVFTGLRPGDKMTEELVSAGESSEPSTDRRLRRVSSAGISAERFDGAIAELGESVERRDTVLLLEALCRIVPEYRPSETLLGAVHRSAV, encoded by the coding sequence ATGACAGCCCTCATCTGCGGGAGGAAAGCGATGCACCGGGAATTGCGTGGGGACCAGTGGGAGAGCCTGCTTCGCCGACCGCCCTTGGCGACCAGCGAGTTCGCGCGAGCGGAAGCGAATTCCGGCAGAACCATTCTGCTGACCGGGGCGGGGGGCTGGATCGGCTCGGCCCTGGCAAAAGCCCTGGTCACCTGCGCCCCGCGGCTCCTGATCCTTGTGGATCACTCCGAACAAAACCTGCACCAGCTGCAGATGGAATTGGCTGTCCGGGAGGTTGTGTCGCCGCAGATCGCCGTTCTTGGAAGCATCAGCGATGGCGCGCTGGTGAGGGAAATCTTCGAAAGGCATCGTCCGGAGATCGTGTACCATGCGGCGGCCTTCAAGCAGGTGCCGCTGCTGGAAGCGAGTCCACTGGCGGCGGTGCGCAACAACGCCCTGGGGACGTGCCGGCTGGCCGAGGCTTGCGTGGAACACCAGGCCGCCCGGCTGGTGTTGATTTCCACGGACAAAGCGGTGAATCCGCAAAGCGTGATGGGAGCATCCAAACGGGTTGCCGAGCTGGGATTGCTGCGGTGGAGCGGAGCGCGAACGCAGATGAAAATTGTGCGGCTGGGGAATGTTCTGGGCTCGCAGGGGAGCGTGGTGCCGCTATTCCGGCGACAGATCGCGCGGGGCGGACCGGTGACGGTAACGCACCCTGACGTGGAGCGCTATCTACTGACGCTGCGGGAGGCAGTGGAGTTGATTCTGGCAGCGGCGTCGCTGGAAGCGGAGGGGAGCATCTTTGTTCCGGAATTGGGGGCGCCCGTCAAGATTCTGGACCTGGCAAGGCACATGATCCGGACGGCGGGCTTCGAGCCGGAAACGGAGCTGCCCATCGTGTTTACGGGGCTGCGTCCGGGGGACAAGATGACGGAAGAGCTCGTTTCGGCCGGAGAGAGCTCCGAGCCGAGCACGGATCGCCGACTCCGGCGGGTGAGCAGCGCGGGGATTTCGGCCGAGCGGTTCGACGGCGCGATTGCGGAACTTGGCGAGAGCGTGGAGCGGCGCGACACGGTCCTGCTTCTGGAAGCGCTTTGCCGGATCGTGCCAGAATACCGGCCCAGTGAAACGCTGCTGGGAGCCGTGCATCGTTCGGCGGTGTGA
- the neuC gene encoding UDP-N-acetylglucosamine 2-epimerase produces MNRKIAVITTSRADYGHLYWPLRDLSQQAQVDLSIVVLGAHLSPEFGSTVQEIEKDGFRIAARIECLLSSDSDVGMAKTIGVAMLSLADLFGEMRPDLLLLIADRYEMLAPAAVALALRIPIAHIEGGEISEGAIDDAVRNALTKMSHIHFTSTHEARRRVIAMGEEEWRVHRAGAPSLDHLRRQKLYSREEVESRLGISLQQGTILVAYHPVTIARDTVGEADALFAALEKLPEQILFCYPNADAGSRDLMGRTKAFLAARKSGQVFVNLDALMYWSLLRQVSLLLGNSSSGIMETASFGLPTVNVGMRQQGRERARNVIEAAADAGSIIEAVEKAQSAEFRASLQGMSNPYGEGDAAERIVQVLTTVPLSEELLRKRQSPASRFAEGYAGARRE; encoded by the coding sequence ATGAATCGCAAAATTGCCGTGATCACGACTTCGCGCGCCGACTACGGACATCTCTATTGGCCGCTGCGCGATCTCTCGCAGCAAGCGCAAGTGGACCTGAGCATTGTGGTGCTGGGGGCGCATCTATCCCCCGAGTTTGGAAGCACCGTGCAGGAGATAGAGAAGGATGGCTTCCGGATCGCCGCGCGGATCGAGTGTTTGCTGAGTTCCGACAGCGACGTGGGAATGGCCAAGACGATCGGGGTGGCCATGCTGAGCCTGGCGGACCTGTTTGGAGAGATGCGGCCGGACCTGCTGCTATTGATTGCGGACCGCTACGAGATGCTGGCGCCCGCCGCGGTGGCGCTGGCGTTGCGGATTCCGATCGCGCACATCGAAGGAGGGGAGATCAGCGAAGGGGCGATTGACGATGCCGTGCGGAACGCCCTAACGAAGATGAGCCATATTCATTTTACGTCCACGCATGAAGCGCGGCGGCGGGTGATCGCCATGGGGGAAGAAGAGTGGCGGGTGCACCGGGCAGGGGCGCCCTCCTTGGACCATCTGCGGCGGCAAAAGCTGTACAGCCGGGAAGAAGTGGAGTCGCGGCTGGGAATCAGCCTGCAGCAGGGGACGATCCTGGTGGCGTACCATCCGGTGACGATTGCGCGGGACACGGTCGGGGAAGCCGATGCGCTGTTTGCGGCGCTGGAAAAACTTCCAGAGCAGATCTTATTCTGCTATCCGAATGCAGACGCGGGAAGCCGGGACCTGATGGGGCGCACGAAGGCGTTTCTGGCGGCGCGGAAAAGCGGGCAGGTGTTCGTTAATCTGGATGCGCTGATGTACTGGAGCCTGTTGCGGCAAGTGAGCCTGTTGCTGGGCAATTCGAGCAGCGGGATCATGGAAACCGCTTCGTTTGGACTGCCGACGGTCAACGTGGGGATGCGGCAGCAAGGCCGGGAGCGCGCGCGGAACGTAATCGAGGCCGCCGCAGATGCGGGTTCGATCATCGAAGCCGTGGAAAAGGCGCAGAGTGCGGAGTTTCGCGCGTCGCTGCAGGGCATGAGCAATCCGTATGGGGAGGGAGATGCGGCGGAACGCATCGTGCAGGTCCTGACGACGGTGCCGCTTTCGGAAGAGCTGTTGCGCAAGCGGCAATCGCCGGCTTCCCGGTTCGCCGAAGGCTATGCAGGTGCGCGGCGGGAATGA
- a CDS encoding DegT/DnrJ/EryC1/StrS family aminotransferase translates to MRIPLAAPDICEADILAVSGVLRTSRLSLGPKLEEFESAMAQYAGATHAVAVNSGTSGLHLCMRGLGIGAGDEVIVPSFAFIAAANAIRYEKGIPVFVDVEPETLNLDPGRIEAAITDRTRGIVAVHTFGCPVELSEILEIARRRGLFVIEDACEAIGAEYDGRKVGPLGDAGVFAFYPNKQITTGEGGVIVTQNPEIAELARKLRNQGRSDSEDGYMHTELGYNYRLSEMHCALGVEQLKRIESILERREAIARAYEQSLGSQGDLKLPGLRVPRRRISWFVYVVRLSAEFGRMQRDWIAREMNARGIGCGRYFAPIHLQPAYRSAPCARAGLPVTEWHAERTLALPFFNRIEEEQIEEVCETLKDLVRRAAGERAGK, encoded by the coding sequence ATGAGAATCCCTCTCGCGGCGCCCGACATTTGCGAAGCGGACATCCTGGCGGTAAGCGGGGTGCTGCGCACATCGCGGCTGAGCCTGGGACCGAAGCTGGAAGAGTTTGAAAGCGCGATGGCGCAGTACGCGGGGGCTACCCATGCCGTGGCGGTGAACTCCGGGACCAGCGGGCTGCATTTGTGCATGCGGGGGCTGGGGATCGGCGCGGGCGATGAAGTGATCGTTCCGTCGTTTGCGTTCATCGCCGCGGCCAACGCGATCCGCTACGAGAAAGGCATTCCGGTTTTCGTGGACGTGGAACCGGAAACGCTGAATCTGGATCCCGGACGAATCGAGGCCGCCATCACGGACCGGACGCGGGGAATTGTTGCCGTGCACACCTTTGGATGTCCGGTGGAGCTTTCCGAGATTCTGGAAATCGCGCGGCGCCGCGGTCTGTTTGTGATCGAAGACGCCTGCGAGGCCATTGGGGCGGAGTACGACGGACGGAAGGTGGGGCCGCTGGGAGACGCGGGAGTTTTCGCGTTTTACCCGAACAAGCAGATCACCACCGGCGAGGGGGGAGTGATCGTCACGCAAAACCCGGAGATTGCGGAGCTGGCGCGAAAACTGCGCAATCAGGGGCGAAGCGATTCCGAGGATGGGTATATGCACACGGAGCTGGGATACAACTACCGGCTTTCGGAGATGCATTGCGCGCTGGGGGTGGAACAGCTGAAACGGATCGAGAGCATCCTGGAGCGGCGAGAGGCGATTGCGCGAGCGTATGAGCAGAGTCTGGGCAGTCAGGGGGACCTGAAACTGCCGGGATTGCGCGTGCCGCGGCGGAGGATCAGCTGGTTTGTATATGTGGTGCGGCTGAGTGCGGAGTTCGGGCGGATGCAGCGGGATTGGATTGCGCGCGAGATGAATGCGAGGGGAATCGGCTGCGGCAGGTATTTTGCCCCGATTCATCTGCAGCCCGCCTACCGGTCTGCGCCCTGCGCGAGGGCCGGCCTTCCGGTCACGGAGTGGCATGCAGAGCGCACCTTGGCGTTGCCGTTCTTCAACCGGATTGAGGAGGAGCAGATCGAGGAGGTCTGCGAGACGCTGAAAGACCTGGTGCGCCGCGCCGCTGGCGAGAGAGCCGGAAAGTAG
- a CDS encoding protein kinase, with protein MGRITEGALQQMQCPLCQTDNPPSAVRCGSCNTPFPVSEATLAGTNAGVTEAWTAPVGATTVNRIIERGPIPPGTLLAGRYEILQLLGEGGMGAVYKARDLELERLVAVKLIRPDLASHPEILRRFKQELILARDVTHRNVVRIFDLGQTEGIKFITMEYVEGRDLRVLLKEKGKFAPAEAVPVMTQICRALEAAHEAGVVHRDLKPQNILLDPKDRVYVMDFGIAHSLETPGMTQTGVLLGTPEYMSPEQAKGMKVDARSDLFSVGIIFYELLTGISPYQADTAMATLLKRTQEPARPPMELEPAIPKALNDVVQKCLQIDPQNRYASAQEIARDLEAWQSTGKIAAAAGAAPGYWKWAAMGLSVLLVAALVTFRLKGPSKPPAAHAPVSVLVADFTNATGDSVFDGTIEPTLNVAIEGASFISSFNRAQARKIAEQVQPGVSSLDASVARMVAVREGIGALVSGTIAKQGAEYLITATTLDPSTGKVLVDARVKASDKQGVLNAVNKLAAQIRKALGDTIPESVQIAAAETFTADSLEAAHEYAEAQNLQWQGKWEEAIRHYLQAVQLDPNFGRAYSGIAAVDSNMGQVREAVKYYTLAMAHLDRMSEREKYRTRGGYYLLMRDARKATEEFSALVKQFPADSAGVANLAYAYVLSHDMPHAVEQARRAVEISPQNVPQRNNLGLLETYNGNFAAGLREQQAVLQTNPRFVLAHVGMAMSQLGNGQVTEAKATYEKMAKLDAQGASMAASGLADLALYEGRAADAIKILEQGIEADRKEKNQEAAGKKLAMLAEAHLLAGQAPAAGAAAEKAVTTSPQDMAVMFWAARVDLALGQEARALALAKQLGAQLQADPQAYAKLIEGEALLKRQKSREALDLFQQAGKLADTWVGHYDLGLAYLAAGAFTEAYSEFELCKKRKGEAAAAFLDEEPTYRIYPPLLYYFGRAQEGLKSPAASESYRTFVAIRGNGAADSLLTDARRRLAGQ; from the coding sequence TTGGGCCGCATTACAGAGGGGGCCCTCCAGCAGATGCAATGCCCGCTTTGCCAGACGGATAATCCACCGAGCGCCGTTCGCTGCGGGAGCTGCAACACGCCATTTCCCGTTTCAGAAGCCACCCTGGCGGGCACCAACGCCGGCGTGACGGAAGCGTGGACGGCGCCCGTTGGCGCGACAACCGTCAATCGTATCATCGAGCGCGGGCCCATCCCGCCGGGCACCCTCCTGGCGGGGCGCTACGAAATTCTGCAACTGCTCGGCGAGGGTGGAATGGGGGCCGTGTACAAGGCGCGCGATCTGGAGTTGGAGCGCCTGGTGGCCGTCAAACTGATTCGCCCGGACCTCGCCAGTCACCCGGAAATTCTGCGGCGCTTCAAGCAGGAATTGATCCTGGCCCGCGATGTGACCCACCGCAACGTGGTGCGGATCTTCGATCTAGGCCAGACCGAGGGCATCAAGTTCATCACCATGGAGTATGTCGAAGGGCGCGATCTGCGCGTTCTTCTGAAGGAAAAGGGGAAGTTCGCGCCCGCCGAAGCGGTGCCAGTCATGACCCAGATCTGCCGCGCGCTCGAAGCCGCGCATGAAGCGGGCGTCGTGCACCGCGATTTGAAGCCGCAAAACATCCTGCTGGACCCGAAGGACCGCGTCTACGTGATGGACTTCGGCATCGCCCATTCGCTGGAAACCCCCGGGATGACGCAAACCGGTGTGCTCCTGGGCACGCCGGAGTACATGTCGCCGGAACAAGCCAAGGGCATGAAGGTGGATGCGCGCTCGGACCTGTTTTCCGTGGGCATCATTTTCTACGAGCTGCTGACCGGCATCTCTCCCTACCAAGCGGACACGGCGATGGCCACGCTCTTGAAGCGCACGCAGGAGCCGGCGCGCCCGCCCATGGAACTCGAGCCGGCGATCCCCAAGGCGCTCAACGACGTGGTTCAGAAGTGTTTGCAGATCGACCCGCAGAACCGGTACGCGAGCGCCCAGGAGATAGCGCGGGATCTGGAAGCCTGGCAATCCACGGGGAAGATTGCGGCGGCTGCGGGGGCGGCGCCCGGCTACTGGAAATGGGCGGCCATGGGGCTCTCCGTCCTGCTGGTAGCGGCGCTTGTCACGTTTCGCCTGAAGGGTCCTTCGAAACCGCCCGCGGCACATGCTCCGGTCAGTGTACTCGTTGCCGACTTCACAAATGCCACGGGCGACAGCGTTTTTGACGGAACTATCGAGCCCACACTGAACGTGGCGATCGAGGGCGCCTCCTTCATCAGCTCCTTCAACCGAGCGCAGGCGCGCAAGATCGCCGAGCAGGTGCAGCCCGGAGTGAGTTCGCTGGACGCTTCGGTGGCGCGCATGGTGGCGGTTCGCGAAGGCATCGGGGCGCTGGTTTCCGGCACGATTGCCAAGCAAGGCGCGGAGTATCTGATTACCGCGACGACCCTGGATCCCTCGACGGGCAAAGTTCTGGTGGACGCGAGGGTGAAGGCCAGCGACAAACAAGGAGTGCTCAATGCGGTGAATAAACTGGCAGCGCAAATCCGCAAGGCGCTCGGCGACACAATCCCCGAATCGGTGCAGATCGCGGCCGCGGAAACCTTTACCGCCGATTCGCTGGAGGCCGCGCACGAATACGCCGAGGCGCAAAATCTGCAATGGCAGGGAAAATGGGAAGAGGCCATCCGGCATTACCTGCAGGCGGTGCAGCTCGATCCCAATTTCGGCCGGGCCTATTCGGGGATTGCGGCGGTCGACAGCAACATGGGACAGGTGCGGGAAGCAGTGAAATACTACACGCTGGCGATGGCGCATCTCGACAGGATGAGTGAGCGCGAAAAATACCGAACTCGCGGCGGATACTATCTGCTGATGCGGGATGCGCGCAAGGCGACCGAGGAGTTCAGCGCGCTGGTGAAGCAGTTTCCGGCGGATTCGGCGGGGGTGGCGAACCTGGCCTATGCATACGTCTTGAGCCACGACATGCCGCATGCAGTCGAGCAGGCGCGCCGGGCGGTGGAAATCTCTCCGCAGAATGTGCCGCAGAGAAACAATCTGGGGCTTCTGGAAACCTACAACGGCAATTTTGCGGCGGGCCTCCGCGAGCAGCAGGCCGTGCTGCAGACGAATCCCAGATTTGTTCTTGCGCATGTGGGGATGGCCATGTCGCAGCTGGGAAACGGACAAGTGACCGAAGCGAAGGCGACCTACGAAAAGATGGCCAAGCTGGACGCACAGGGCGCTTCGATGGCGGCGAGCGGCCTGGCTGATCTGGCCCTCTACGAGGGGCGCGCGGCGGATGCGATAAAAATTCTAGAGCAAGGGATTGAGGCGGACCGGAAGGAGAAAAACCAGGAGGCCGCAGGCAAGAAGCTGGCCATGCTGGCGGAAGCGCATCTCCTGGCCGGACAGGCGCCTGCCGCCGGGGCCGCAGCGGAGAAAGCGGTGACGACAAGTCCTCAGGATATGGCGGTGATGTTCTGGGCGGCGCGCGTCGACCTGGCTCTGGGGCAGGAGGCCCGGGCGCTCGCGCTGGCCAAGCAGCTGGGAGCGCAGCTTCAGGCGGATCCGCAGGCTTATGCAAAGTTGATCGAGGGCGAGGCGTTGCTGAAGCGCCAAAAGTCACGCGAAGCGCTGGACCTTTTCCAGCAGGCCGGAAAACTTGCCGACACCTGGGTGGGACATTATGACCTGGGCTTGGCCTACCTTGCGGCGGGAGCGTTCACCGAGGCGTATTCGGAGTTTGAATTGTGCAAGAAGAGAAAGGGCGAGGCGGCCGCGGCTTTCCTGGATGAGGAGCCCACCTATCGAATCTATCCGCCGCTGTTGTACTACTTTGGGCGGGCGCAGGAAGGATTGAAGAGTCCCGCCGCCAGTGAATCGTACAGGACGTTTGTGGCGATTCGCGGGAACGGCGCCGCAGATTCGCTGCTGACCGATGCCCGGCGGCGCCTGGCTGGCCAGTGA